One genomic window of Anthonomus grandis grandis chromosome 3, icAntGran1.3, whole genome shotgun sequence includes the following:
- the LOC126734370 gene encoding ATP synthase subunit b, mitochondrial-like, translating to MLSRAALLSGQNSRALVAVARATSTTAANNAVADSAAGSSSVPRPVRQEPGKVRMGFIPEEWFQAFYSKTGVTGPYAFAFTLSTYLVSKEIYVMEHEYYTGLSLLLMWGYGIKKFGPKVAAALDKQIDEYEKAWNTGRVSHQDALKDNIADEEKAQWSMEGQTLLIQAKRENVALQLEANYRERLMNVYQAVKNRLDYQVEKTNAERRIAQKNLVEYVVARVKSSITPDQEKQNINKCIADLALLAKA from the exons ATGCTTTCCAGAGCAGCCCTATTGTCTG GACAAAATTCCAGGGCTCTTGTGGCCGTTGCGAGGGCTACGAGCACCACGGCCGCCAATAATGCTGTCGCGGACTCTGCGGCGGGTTCTTCATCAGTTCCTCGGCCT GTAAGACAAGAGCCAGGTAAGGTCCGAATGGGCTTCATCCCAGAAGAATGGTTCCAAGCGTTCTACAGTAAAACAGGAGTAACCGGTCCATATGCTTTTGCATTCACCTTGTCCACCTATTTGGTCAGCAAAGAAATCTATGTGATGGAACACGAGTACTACACTGGGTTGTCACTATTGCTTATGTGGGGTTATGGTATCAAGAAGTTTGGACCTAAAGTTGCCGCTGCCTTGGATAAACAAATTGAT GAATATGAGAAAGCATGGAATACTGGCCGAGTCAGCCATCAAGATGCCTTAAAAGACAATATAGCGGATGAAGAGAAGGCCCAGTGGTCAATGGAAG GCCAAACCCTTCTGATCCAAGCGAAACGTGAAAATGTCGCCCTACAACTGGAGGCGAACTACCGCGAACGTCTGATGAACGTTTATCAAGCGGTGAAAAACCGTTTGGACTATCAGGTGGAAAAAACGAACGCGGAACGCAGAATTGCCCAGAAGAATCTGGTTGAATACGTGGTGGCCAGGGTGAAATCCTCCATCACACCGGACCAAGAAAAACAGAATATTAACAAGTGTATTGCCGATTTGGCCCTTTTGGCTAAAGcttaa
- the LOC126733712 gene encoding supervillin-like, which yields MKLIKSAKMNINLKDLISPKYTEPTVFVNFYKITRPSATPQDSYTHTLLKTNNLTCWKIIKEQLMKVNDPSGIFFDQESYIIQWIFDLKLDNTILEELLVYHWRGRNAVKGFSPLPPDIEEHCPVERIVQWSEPALFFHGFPQGVFVFSGESSGFNDKQPHLLMARGELPEELHFYEVPCEKRALRSRAVFVLIHPGVEKFIIWRGKSVGLEHSNEFLKTLQNWQKGWQTFSVETVKEGSENEVFLNTLKGELSEYCPIELMHQFSPKLFYLNSIGGQFEATPVEYPLRAEGVVAPFPFLQNHLYSAIQPALFLLDNNTEVYLWEGKRSSTGCEEFEKEVILAKQLAEEYISEKARIMSQKIQFYHVYAKKEPLEFQNIFPVWN from the exons ATGAAACTCATTAAAAGTGCCAAAATGAATATTAATCTAAAAGATCTGATTTCTCCCAAATACACTGAACCAACGGTTTTCGTAAATTTCTACAAAATTACCAGACCCAGTGCTACACCCCAAGACAGTTACACCCATACACTACTAAAAACAAATAACTTGACTTGCTGGAAGATTATTAAGGAACAACTTATGAAGGTAAATGATCCCTCTGGCATATTCTTTGACCAAGAATCTTACATTATTCAGtggatttttgatttaaaacttGACAATACAATCTTGGAAGAACTTTTAGTTTATCACTGGAGAGGTCGAAATGCTGTTAAAGGTTTCAGCCCGCTACCACCAGACATCGAGGAGCATTGTCCAGTTGAACGAATAGTGCAATGGAGTGAGCCTGCCTTATTCTTCCATGGGTTCCCACAGGGTGTTTTTGTATTTTCGGGGGAAAGCAGTGGTTTTAATGATAAGCAGCCTCATCTACTGATGGCTAGAGGAGAGTTGCCAGAGGAACTGCATTTCTATGAAGTCCCTTGCGAGAAACGAGCTTTAAGGAGTAGAGCCGTGTTTGTCTTAATCCATCCTGGGGtagaaaaattcataatttggCGAGGGAAGAGTGTAGGGTTAGAGCACAGTAATGAATTTTTGAAGACCCTTCAAAATTGGCAAAAAGGTTGGCAAACTTTCTCTGTGGAGACTGTAAAAGAGGGTTCAGAAAACGAGGTATTTCTGAACACCTTAAAGGGGGAACTTAGCGAATATTGCCCCATTGAATTAATGCATCAATTCAGTCCTAAGTTGTTTTATTTGAACTCAATTGGGGGGCAATTCGAGGCTACCCCGGTGGAGTATCCTTTGAGGGCCGAGGGGGTTGTTGCCCCATTTCCCTTCTTGCAAAATCATTTGTATTCTGCCATACAACCAG CACTGTTTCTCTTGGACAATAATACTGAAGTCTACTTGTGGGAAGGAAAGAGGAGTAGCACTGGCTGCGAGGAGTTTGAAAAAGAGGTTATTTTAGCAAAACAGTTAGCCGAGGAGTATATTTCAGAGAAGGCGAGGATTATGTcgcaaaaaatacaattttatcatGTTTATGCTAAAAAAGAACCTTTGGagtttcaaaatatatttccagtGTGGAATTGA